Proteins encoded together in one Lathyrus oleraceus cultivar Zhongwan6 chromosome 5, CAAS_Psat_ZW6_1.0, whole genome shotgun sequence window:
- the LOC127088313 gene encoding protein DETOXIFICATION 27, with the protein MDSIDRDNDNNDTLVQSLLPKEISSIQPKEEEEEEVFGKKLWIETKKLWVIVGPAIFSRIASFTMNVVSQAFAGHLGEVQLASITIANTVIVGFNFGLLLGMASALETLCGQAFGAKRHNMLGIYMQRSWIVLFVCCFLLLPFYVFATPFLKLIGQPDDVAESSGIVAIWLIPLHFSFAFQFPLARFLQCQLKTGVIAWVSLLGLVVNVVLSWLLVYVWEFGVIGAAIALDVSWWVLVFGMFGYTVCGGCPLTWNGFSMEAFSGLWDFFKLSLASGVMLCLENWYYRILLLMTGQLENATVAVDALSVCMTINGWEMMIPLAFFAGTGVRVANEFGAGKGKSAKFAMQVSVIQSTVIGLVFCVLIMIFQRQFAYIFTSSPSVLQAVNDMSILLAATILLNSVQPVLSGVAVGSGWQVFVAYINIGCYYLIGLPLGIIMGWVFNTGVEGIWGGMIFGGTTIQTLILIIITVRCDWEKEAEKAGSRVNKWSVIKSAADH; encoded by the exons ATGGATAGCATAGATAGAGATAATGATAATAATGACACTCTTGTCCAATCTCTGTTGCCAAAAGAAATTTCATCCATTCAACCTAAGGAAGAGGAGGAAGAAGAAGTATTTGGGAAGAAGCTTTGGATTGAAACTAAGAAACTATGGGTGATAGTGGGTCCCGCTATCTTCAGCCGCATCGCGTCATTCACCATGAACGTCGTTAGTCAAGCTTTCGCCGGTCACTTAGGAGAAGTTCAACTCGCCTCCATCACCATCGCCAACACCGTCATCGTTGGCTTCAACTTCGGCCTCCTC TTGGGAATGGCAAGTGCATTGGAGACACTTTGTGGACAAGCGTTTGGTGCAAAACGACATAACATGTTAGGAATATATATGCAAAGATCTTGGATTGTTCTATTCGTATGTTGTTTTCTTTTGCTGCCGTTTTATGTCTTTGCTACTCCATTTCTCAAACTTATAGGACAACCCGACGACGTGGCGGAATCGAGTGGTATTGTAGCTATATGGCTTATACCTTTGCATTTCAGTTTTGCCTTTCAGTTTCCTCTTGCGAGGTTTTTGCAGTGCCAGCTGAAAACAGGTGTGATTGCATGGGTTTCTCTGTTGGGTTTGGTGGTGAATGTTGTATTGAGTTGGTTGTTGGTTTATGTTTGGGAGTTTGGAGTTATTGGTGCTGCTATTGCTTTGGATGTTTCATGGTGGGTACTGGTTTTTGGAATGTTTGGTTACACAGTTTGTGGTGGCTGTCCTTTAACTTGGAATGGTTTTTCAATGGAAGCATTTTCTGGTCTTTGGGATTTCTTCAAACTGTCATTAGCTTCGGGGGTGATGCTTTGTTTAGAGAATTGGTATTACAGGATACTTTTGCTTATGACTGGCCAGTTAGAAAATGCAACGGTTGCGGTTGATGCATTGTCTGTATG TATGACTATCAATGGATGGGAAATGATGATTCCTCTTGCTTTCTTTGCTGGTACCGG GGTGCGGGTGGCGAACGAATTTGGAGCAGGAAAAGGAAAGTCAGCAAAATTTGCAATGCAAGTATCAGTGATACAATCAACTGTGATTGGATTAGTCTTCTGTGTTCTCATAATGATATTTCAGAGACAATTTGCATATATTTTCACCTCAAGCCCTTCTGTTCTTCAAGCTGTTAACGATATGTCAATCCTCTTAGCAGCCACCATTCTTCTCAATAGCGTTCAACCTGTTCTATCGG GTGTAGCCGTTGGTTCGGGTTGGCAAGTATTTGTAGCATACATAAATATTGGATGCTACTATTTAATTGGACTCCCACTTGGAATTATCATGGGATGGGTCTTCAACACTGGTGTTGAA GGCATATGGGGTGGGATGATATTTGGTGGTACAACAATCCAAACTTTGATACTCATCATAATTACAGTTCGGTGTGATTGGGAAAAGGAG GCAGAGAAGGCAGGCTCACGTGTAAACAAGTGGTCAGTAATTAAATCAGCTGCAGATCACTGA